A single region of the Argopecten irradians isolate NY unplaced genomic scaffold, Ai_NY scaffold_0309, whole genome shotgun sequence genome encodes:
- the LOC138312411 gene encoding uncharacterized protein produces the protein MSDSPSKRGWKVASKPKRSGRKAAQPAPRKTIAALRTKDETSLQCIRRVSQAGTLLEPMAFYTAILTLAVDEKEEVLGLQSTLAYQQRDKRWIREMRLNCRCDFPDHWIDQHLPSTDGSRLSRPKRQEVTSTWTPATGMCKDVRLQTDPSLSVVRADAMDGSQKPEETGSADDDLDLTVDVPAHLEEPMDFTSSVSPCRPHHESGVAVAEVKKRTAPRAPEDQPPPKVRRPISPVRPPVATSASDQQAKTVPPYCPLSGCQSRDRRIKRHAVSKHLPAVFADVGSNIPGQIEALRWLVRRVYGRKTTLQTVVDKVNQSGRIPEGSFLEPCHQDVYGQACRVLGLNAPREFSLHPVNSPAVLLFWRCLMAILDSCSRSLRRDFYHYRVARPTVELPDKDGREESRVVEELRVAEVTATVQRPEQSEEIEEEEFPGLEEFVVVDEASSDDEEPQSRAEQGKLEVYDSHFHLDRTSRQIWGKSSGHTVEELLNYSFSSSVIEQPSVPAAVVGGVIIYSEPNNYPPVDFTLEGPWKVAVGVHPKHCETLTVDQKLHLQRLLQHPKVVALGEFGLDRTIPIAKWRRQTEVFAKLLKMARPTQPIVLHLRGVKGDVHGTDIYRAALTMVEDVCSKEQPIHLHCFMGEADVVRAWLRRFPNTYFGVTAAVHSFDRMQLEALEAIPRDRLLLETDSPYFPLRKAKVSTPAYLGDTASLVASQLDSLTKDIAEHTTRNAVALYGL, from the coding sequence ATGTCGGACAGCCCAAGCAAGCGTGGTTGGAAGGTTGCCTCCAAGCCGAAGCGCTCAGGCAGGAAGGCAGCTCAGCCCGCTCCAAGAAAAACCATCGCCGCCCTCCGGACCAAGGATGAGACCAGTCTCCAATGCATCCGGAGAGTAAGCCAGGCCGGGACGTTGCTGGAGCCAATGGCGTTTTACACTGCCATCTTGACTCTAGCCGTCGATGAGAAAGAGGAAGTTCTGGGACTACAGTCTACCCTGGCCTATCAACAAAGAGACAAGAGGTGGATCCGTGAGATGAGGTTGAACTGTCGGTGCGATTTTCCCGATCACTGGATCGACCAGCACCTGCCCTCAACAGATGGAAGCCGCTTGTCACGCCCCAAACGCCAGGAGGTAACGTCGACCTGGACCCCGGCAACAGGAATGTGTAAGGACGTCCGTCTCCAAACAGACCCGTCGTTGTCGGTGGTTCGGGCTGACGCCATGGACGGTAGCCAGAAACCAGAAGAGACCGGTAGCGCTGATGACGACCTGGACCTCACAGTAGATGTCCCCGCACATCTAGAGGAGCCCATGGACTTCACGTCGTCAGTGTCGCCCTGTCGTCCGCACCACGAGAGTGGTGTGGCCGTTGCAGAAGTAAAGAAGCGGACTGCACCCAGAGCCCCTGAGGACCAGCCACCTCCAAAGGTACGGAGACCTATTAGCCCAGTCCGGCCGCCAGTAGCAACGTCAGCATCGGACCAGCAGGCCAAGACCGTGCCACCGTACTGTCCCTTGTCCGGATGCCAGTCGCGGGATAGACGGATCAAGCGACATGCTGTCTCCAAGCACCTGCCTGCCGTGTTCGCTGACGTCGGCTCTAACATCCCTGGCCAGATTGAAGCCCTGAGGTGGTTGGTGCGAAGAGTGTACGGAAGAAAGACAACCCTGCAGACGGTCGTAGACAAGGTCAACCAGTCTGGCCGGATCCCTGAAGGAAGCTTTTTGGAGCCGTGCCATCAAGACGTTTACGGACAAGCCTGCAGGGTACTGGGACTGAATGCACCGAGGGAGTTTTCACTACACCCTGTCAACTCTCCTGCTGTCCTCTTATTCTGGAGGTGTTTGATGGCCATCCTAGACTCGTGCTCTAGGTCACTGAGGCGTGATTTTTATCACTACAGGGTGGCCAGACCAACAGTGGAATTGCCAGACAAGGACGGTAGGGAGGAGTCACGTGTTGTGGAGGAGTTGCGTGTGGCCGAGGTCACCGCTACGGTGCAGAGACCAGAGCAGTCAGAAGAGATCGAGGAGGAGGAGTTCCCAGGTCTGGAGGAATTCGTCGTGGTGGATGAAGCAAGCTCGGACGACGAAGAGCCACAAAGCCGCGCAGAGCAAGGCAAGCTCGAAGTCTATGACAGCCATTTTCACCTCGACCGGACCAGTCGCCAGATCTGGGGAAAATCTAGCGGTCATACTGTTGAGGAGTTGCTGAACTACAGTTTCTCCAGCAGTGTGATCGAACAGCCTTCGGTACCAGCAGCCGTTGTTGGAGGGGTCATCATCTACAGCGAGCCCAACAACTATCCACCGGTGGACTTCACGCTGGAGGGCCCATGGAAGGTAGCAGTGGGGGTGCATCCAAAACACTGCGAGACCCTCACTGTGGACCAGAAGCTGCACCTCCAACGACTGTTGCAGCATCCGAAGGTTGTGGCTCTTGGAGAGTTCGGCCTGGACAGAACCATCCCCATTGCCAAGTGGAGGCGCCAGACGGAGGTCTTTGCCAAGCTACTGAAGATGGCAAGACCAACCCAGCCAATCGTGCTCCACTTGAGAGGAGTGAAGGGGGACGTTCACGGGACGGATATCTACAGGGCAGCATTGACCATGGTGGAGGACGTGTGCTCCAAGGAACAGCCCATCCATCTCCACTGCTTCATGGGGGAGGCGGATGTGGTGCGTGCGTGGCTCCGTAGGTTTCCCAACACCTATTTCGGGGTCACTGCCGCTGTTCACAGCTTTGACAGGATGCAGTTGGAGGCCTTGGAAGCGATTCCGCGAGACCGGCTGTTGCTAGAGACAGATTCTCCCTACTTCCCACTGAGGAAAGCCAAGGTGAGCACCCCTGCTTATCTCGGGGACACCGCGTCTTTAGTAGCATCCCAGCTCGACTCACTCACCAAGGACATCGCGGAGCACACCACTCGGAATGCTGTTGCCTTGTATGGGCTGTAG